A genomic segment from Pseudoduganella chitinolytica encodes:
- a CDS encoding alpha-ketoglutarate-dependent dioxygenase AlkB family protein, with product MDLFDSPDTLQPIPIDDGELSFLPQLPLPATNAEILQRLLDETAWKKETIFVWGKEQKQPRLSAWYGDAAYTYSGRLFRPLPLTSLLRELQDIVERVTARRFNSVLLNCYRNERDSVGMHSDDEPELGPAPAIASLTFGATRTFILKHKTLPKTLKLDLTDGSLLLMAGPLQRHWKHGINKETKPRGVRVNLTFRWIVSR from the coding sequence ATGGACCTGTTCGACTCTCCCGACACCTTGCAGCCGATTCCCATCGACGATGGCGAGCTGTCGTTCCTGCCGCAGTTGCCGCTGCCGGCGACAAACGCCGAGATCCTGCAGCGCCTGCTGGACGAAACGGCGTGGAAGAAAGAAACCATTTTTGTCTGGGGCAAGGAGCAGAAGCAGCCGCGCCTGTCCGCCTGGTATGGCGACGCCGCCTACACCTACTCGGGACGGCTGTTCCGGCCGCTGCCGCTGACATCGCTATTACGCGAGCTGCAAGACATCGTCGAGCGCGTCACCGCTCGCCGCTTCAACAGCGTACTGCTGAACTGCTACCGCAACGAGCGCGACAGCGTGGGCATGCACAGCGACGACGAGCCCGAACTGGGGCCGGCACCCGCCATCGCGTCGCTGACCTTCGGCGCCACCCGCACCTTCATCCTGAAGCACAAGACGCTGCCGAAGACGCTCAAGCTCGACCTGACGGACGGCAGCCTGCTGCTGATGGCCGGGCCGCTGCAGCGCCACTGGAAGCATGGCATCAACAAGGAAACCAAGCCACGGGGCGTGCGCGTCAACCTGACGTTCCGCTGGATAGTTTCGCGCTGA
- a CDS encoding FitA-like ribbon-helix-helix domain-containing protein has protein sequence MAQLLVRDIDEAVVEALKRTAAGNGRSAEAEHREILRSSLTVRPKKRSFKEVLAAMPYFEDDALFDVR, from the coding sequence ATGGCCCAGTTACTGGTACGCGATATCGACGAGGCCGTGGTCGAGGCCTTGAAACGCACGGCCGCCGGCAATGGCCGCAGCGCGGAAGCGGAGCACCGCGAGATCTTGCGCAGCTCCTTGACGGTGCGCCCGAAGAAGCGCTCGTTCAAGGAAGTGCTGGCGGCAATGCCGTATTTCGAGGACGACGCGCTGTTCGACGTGCGCTGA
- a CDS encoding FKBP-type peptidyl-prolyl cis-trans isomerase: MKSIFQFVASLTCALALTACGGGGSDSPAPATPAQPAFTKTDTVVGTGIEAAAGDSVTVNYTGWLYSATAAGNKGAQFDSSTGRGPLTVTLGQNRVIAGWEQGIPGMKVGGKRTLVIPANLAYGSETRPGIPANSALVFDVEMVAIKR; the protein is encoded by the coding sequence ATGAAATCGATCTTCCAGTTTGTTGCATCCCTGACCTGCGCACTGGCGCTGACCGCTTGCGGCGGCGGCGGCAGCGATAGCCCCGCCCCGGCCACCCCTGCACAGCCGGCCTTTACCAAGACCGACACGGTGGTCGGCACCGGGATCGAAGCCGCGGCCGGCGACAGCGTCACCGTCAACTACACGGGCTGGCTGTATTCGGCCACGGCGGCGGGCAACAAGGGGGCGCAGTTCGATTCCAGCACGGGGCGTGGACCGCTCACGGTCACGCTGGGGCAGAACCGTGTCATTGCCGGTTGGGAGCAGGGCATCCCAGGCATGAAGGTGGGTGGCAAGCGCACGCTCGTCATCCCGGCCAACCTGGCCTATGGCTCGGAGACACGCCCCGGTATTCCTGCCAACTCCGCACTGGTCTTCGACGTCGAGATGGTGGCGATCAAGCGCTGA
- the ettA gene encoding energy-dependent translational throttle protein EttA: protein MANYVYTMNRVGKIVPPKRQILKDISLSFFPGAKIGVLGLNGSGKSTLLKIMAGIDTDIQGEARPMPGLNIGYLPQEPQLDPEKTVRQEVESGLGEAFEAQAKLDAVYAAYAEEDADFDALAAEQARLEAIISSSDGGNLNLQLEMAADALRLPPWDAKIAVLSGGEKRRVALCKLLLSKPDMLLLDEPTNHLDAESVEWLEQFLLRFPGTVVGITHDRYFLDNAAEWILELDRGHGIPWKGNYSSWLDQKQARLKQEEATESARQRALQKELEWSRQNPKARQAKSKARLARFNELSEYEYQKRNETQEIFIPVAERLGNEVIEFKNVSKAFGDRLLIDNLSFTVPPGAIVGIIGPNGAGKSTLFKMIAGIDKPDSGEVVIGKTAKVSLVDQSRDELANNKTVFEDVSGGADMLSVGRFEMPSRAYLGRFNFKGGDQQKIVGNLSGGERGRLHLAKTLLKGGNVLLLDEPSNDLDVETLRALEDALLEFAGSVMVISHDRWFLDRIATHILAFEGNSQVTFFDGNYQEYEADKKKRLGEEGAKPKRIRYKPLTT, encoded by the coding sequence ATGGCAAATTACGTCTATACCATGAACCGCGTGGGCAAAATCGTCCCGCCCAAGCGCCAGATCCTCAAGGATATTTCGCTGTCCTTCTTCCCGGGCGCGAAGATCGGCGTGCTGGGCCTGAACGGCTCCGGTAAGTCGACGTTGCTGAAAATTATGGCCGGCATCGACACGGACATCCAGGGCGAAGCGCGCCCGATGCCGGGCCTGAACATCGGTTACCTGCCGCAGGAACCGCAACTGGACCCGGAGAAGACCGTGCGCCAGGAAGTGGAATCGGGCCTGGGCGAAGCCTTCGAGGCGCAAGCCAAGCTGGACGCCGTGTACGCCGCGTATGCGGAAGAAGACGCCGACTTCGACGCGCTGGCCGCCGAGCAGGCGCGCCTGGAAGCGATCATCTCATCCTCCGACGGCGGCAACCTGAACCTGCAACTGGAAATGGCCGCCGACGCGCTGCGCCTGCCGCCATGGGATGCCAAGATCGCCGTGCTGTCCGGCGGCGAGAAGCGCCGCGTGGCGCTGTGCAAGCTGCTGCTGTCCAAGCCCGACATGCTGCTGCTGGACGAACCGACCAACCACCTGGACGCCGAATCGGTCGAATGGCTGGAACAGTTCCTGCTGCGCTTCCCCGGCACCGTGGTGGGCATCACCCACGATCGCTACTTCCTCGACAACGCGGCCGAATGGATCCTGGAACTGGACCGCGGCCATGGCATTCCATGGAAGGGCAACTACAGCTCGTGGCTGGACCAGAAACAGGCCCGCCTGAAGCAGGAAGAAGCGACGGAATCGGCACGCCAGCGCGCACTGCAGAAGGAACTGGAATGGTCGCGCCAGAACCCGAAGGCCCGTCAGGCAAAATCGAAAGCCCGCCTGGCGCGCTTCAACGAACTGTCCGAATACGAATACCAGAAGCGCAACGAGACGCAGGAGATCTTCATTCCTGTCGCCGAGCGCCTGGGTAACGAAGTCATCGAATTCAAGAACGTGTCGAAGGCCTTCGGCGACCGCCTGCTGATCGACAACCTGTCGTTCACGGTGCCGCCGGGCGCCATCGTCGGCATCATCGGCCCGAACGGTGCCGGTAAGTCGACGTTGTTCAAGATGATCGCGGGCATCGACAAGCCGGACAGCGGCGAAGTCGTCATCGGCAAGACGGCCAAGGTGTCGCTGGTCGACCAGAGCCGCGACGAGCTGGCCAACAACAAGACCGTGTTCGAAGACGTGTCGGGCGGTGCGGACATGCTGTCCGTGGGCCGCTTCGAGATGCCGTCGCGCGCGTATCTCGGCCGCTTCAACTTCAAGGGCGGCGACCAGCAGAAAATCGTCGGCAACCTGTCCGGCGGCGAACGCGGCCGCCTGCACCTGGCGAAAACCTTGCTCAAGGGCGGCAACGTGCTGCTGCTGGACGAACCGTCGAACGACCTGGACGTCGAGACGCTGCGCGCGCTGGAAGACGCGCTGCTGGAATTCGCCGGCTCCGTCATGGTCATCTCCCACGATCGCTGGTTCCTGGACCGGATCGCCACGCACATCCTGGCGTTCGAAGGCAACTCGCAAGTCACGTTCTTCGACGGTAACTACCAGGAATATGAAGCGGACAAGAAGAAACGCCTGGGCGAAGAAGGTGCCAAGCCGAAGCGGATTCGCTACAAGCCACTGACGACCTGA
- a CDS encoding potassium transporter Kup has translation MTDKKNSIAALTLAAVGIVYGDIGTSPLYTLKTIFDPEHGLALNHANLLGIISLIFWGLTMIVSLKYVTLVLRADNRGEGGIMALMALVLNAVSKRSGWHFPLLVIGVLGATMFYGDSVVTPAISVLGAIEGLEVAAPALEQYVVPLTIVVLVTLYAVQRHGTAGIGRWFGPVMMVWFASLAVMGVVNIVQEPAILAALNPLHAITFMYHNGFVAFVALGAVVLAFTGAEALYADMGHFGKKPIRMAWFLVCFPALALNYFGQGALLIRNPDAISNPFFQQLGSWSVYPLVVLSTMAAVIASQATISGTFSMTKQAIALGLLPRMRVLHTSEHQIGQIYIPAVNWLQLIVVLIAVIGFGSSDRLAGAYGIAVTATMLATTILTFFVTRYRWHLPLLVCVGATGFFLVMDIALFSASTLKLFHGGWMPLALGTALFTIMMTWRTGRFLVFRNLEKHAIPLEDFLSSLFVAPPVRVPGTAVFLRGESDGVPHAMLHNLSHNKVLHERVVFLTVHILEEPYVARADQVRITDLGHQCYQVNVSYGFKDEPDIPAILALCGELGLPFEMMETSFFIARQTVISAPGEGMATWREHLFVAMSRNARAAADYYQIPPNRVIELGTQVEI, from the coding sequence TTGACAGATAAAAAGAACAGTATCGCCGCGCTGACCCTGGCTGCGGTAGGGATCGTCTATGGCGACATCGGCACGAGCCCGCTGTATACGCTGAAGACGATTTTCGATCCCGAACACGGCCTGGCGCTGAACCACGCCAACCTCCTCGGCATCATCTCCCTGATTTTCTGGGGCCTGACGATGATCGTCTCGCTCAAGTACGTCACCCTGGTGCTGCGCGCCGACAACCGCGGCGAGGGCGGCATCATGGCGCTGATGGCGCTGGTGCTCAATGCCGTCAGCAAGCGCTCCGGCTGGCATTTCCCGCTGCTCGTCATCGGCGTGCTCGGTGCCACGATGTTCTATGGCGACAGCGTCGTCACGCCGGCCATCTCCGTGCTGGGCGCGATCGAGGGCCTGGAAGTGGCCGCGCCGGCGCTGGAGCAGTACGTCGTGCCGCTGACGATCGTCGTGCTGGTGACGCTGTATGCCGTGCAGCGCCACGGCACCGCCGGCATCGGCCGCTGGTTCGGCCCCGTCATGATGGTGTGGTTCGCCTCGCTCGCCGTCATGGGCGTCGTCAATATCGTGCAGGAGCCGGCCATCCTGGCGGCATTGAATCCGCTGCATGCGATCACCTTCATGTACCACAACGGCTTTGTCGCCTTTGTCGCGCTGGGCGCCGTCGTGCTGGCGTTCACGGGCGCCGAGGCGCTGTATGCCGACATGGGCCACTTCGGCAAGAAGCCGATCCGCATGGCGTGGTTCCTCGTCTGCTTTCCCGCGCTGGCGCTGAACTACTTCGGCCAGGGCGCGCTGCTGATCCGCAATCCCGACGCCATCTCGAACCCGTTCTTCCAGCAGCTGGGCAGCTGGAGCGTCTATCCGCTGGTGGTGCTGTCGACGATGGCCGCGGTGATCGCCTCGCAGGCGACGATCTCCGGCACGTTCTCGATGACGAAGCAGGCCATCGCCCTGGGCCTGCTGCCGCGCATGCGCGTGCTGCACACGTCCGAACACCAGATCGGCCAGATCTACATCCCGGCCGTCAACTGGCTGCAGCTGATCGTAGTGCTGATCGCCGTGATCGGCTTCGGCTCGTCCGACCGCCTGGCCGGCGCCTACGGCATCGCCGTCACCGCGACGATGCTGGCCACGACGATCCTGACGTTCTTCGTCACCCGCTACCGCTGGCACCTGCCGCTGCTGGTCTGCGTGGGCGCGACCGGCTTCTTCCTCGTCATGGACATTGCGCTGTTCTCGGCCAGCACGTTGAAGCTGTTCCACGGCGGCTGGATGCCGCTGGCACTGGGCACGGCGCTGTTTACCATCATGATGACGTGGCGTACCGGCCGCTTCCTCGTGTTCCGCAACCTGGAGAAGCACGCGATCCCGCTGGAGGATTTCCTCTCCTCGCTGTTCGTGGCGCCACCCGTGCGGGTGCCCGGCACGGCCGTCTTCCTGCGCGGCGAGAGCGACGGCGTGCCGCACGCGATGCTGCACAACCTGTCGCACAACAAAGTGCTGCATGAACGTGTCGTGTTCCTGACGGTGCACATCCTGGAAGAGCCGTACGTGGCGCGCGCCGACCAGGTGCGCATCACCGACCTGGGCCACCAGTGCTACCAGGTCAACGTCAGCTACGGCTTCAAGGACGAACCGGACATCCCCGCCATCCTGGCCCTGTGCGGCGAGCTGGGGCTGCCGTTCGAGATGATGGAGACGTCGTTCTTCATCGCCCGCCAGACGGTGATCTCGGCGCCGGGCGAGGGCATGGCGACGTGGCGCGAGCACCTGTTCGTCGCGATGTCGCGCAATGCCCGTGCCGCCGCCGACTATTACCAGATCCCGCCGAACCGGGTAATCGAGCTGGGTACGCAGGTGGAGATCTGA
- a CDS encoding molybdopterin-dependent oxidoreductase produces MKKRTFIAALAGAGALPALPAAAASTAPRGPALLTVTGAIAKANRGKFDPVADQMMHKQKLAFDKAWIFDYAALTALPAVTIRPTLEYDGKVHTLKGPLLTDVLKAAGATVTPATRLALRAVDGYAAAITGEQARARRYLVATHLDGQPMALGGLGPLWAVYDADRVPEMAGKSPAERFNSCPWALYHIEVT; encoded by the coding sequence ATGAAGAAACGCACCTTTATTGCCGCGCTGGCAGGCGCCGGCGCCTTGCCCGCCCTACCCGCGGCCGCTGCATCGACCGCTCCGCGCGGCCCGGCCCTGCTGACCGTGACCGGCGCCATCGCCAAAGCGAACCGGGGGAAGTTCGATCCGGTCGCCGACCAGATGATGCACAAGCAGAAGCTGGCCTTTGACAAGGCCTGGATCTTCGACTACGCGGCGTTGACGGCCCTGCCGGCCGTGACGATCCGGCCGACGCTGGAATACGACGGCAAGGTCCATACGTTGAAAGGCCCGTTGCTGACGGACGTGCTGAAGGCGGCCGGCGCCACCGTCACGCCGGCAACGCGCCTGGCCCTGCGCGCCGTGGACGGCTACGCGGCCGCGATCACGGGCGAGCAGGCCCGCGCGCGGCGCTACCTGGTCGCCACGCACCTGGACGGCCAGCCGATGGCCCTGGGCGGCCTGGGGCCGCTGTGGGCCGTCTACGATGCGGACCGGGTGCCGGAGATGGCCGGCAAATCGCCCGCCGAGCGCTTCAACAGCTGCCCGTGGGCGCTGTATCACATCGAGGTAACGTGA
- a CDS encoding outer membrane beta-barrel protein → MKKTILAVLASVSALGAVSAHAADGVPYMGVGVIASEHRYDTGIAGTGVTVSDDKKTEWGGKVFAGYQINPMWAVEGGYTNFGKGDADYTAAGLRGNVETKSESFYVAGKATYPVAEKVNVFGKLGVAHNRNEVSGNILGVSGKDEYSKNSVYAAVGADYAINEKVSMSLEYEHYGKTGVDYGRRKGGVSLNARYNF, encoded by the coding sequence ATGAAAAAGACCATCCTGGCCGTACTGGCTTCCGTTAGCGCCCTGGGCGCCGTGTCCGCTCACGCCGCCGACGGCGTTCCCTACATGGGCGTCGGCGTCATCGCTTCCGAACACCGCTACGATACCGGCATTGCCGGCACCGGCGTGACCGTCAGCGACGACAAGAAGACCGAATGGGGCGGCAAAGTCTTTGCCGGCTACCAGATCAATCCGATGTGGGCGGTCGAAGGCGGCTACACCAACTTCGGTAAAGGCGACGCCGACTACACGGCGGCAGGCTTGCGTGGCAATGTCGAGACCAAGTCCGAGTCGTTCTACGTAGCGGGCAAGGCCACCTACCCTGTGGCCGAGAAGGTCAATGTGTTCGGCAAGCTGGGTGTCGCCCACAACCGCAACGAAGTGTCGGGCAATATCCTCGGCGTGAGCGGCAAGGATGAGTACAGCAAGAACAGCGTGTACGCTGCCGTGGGCGCCGACTATGCGATCAACGAGAAAGTCTCGATGTCGCTGGAATACGAACACTACGGCAAGACGGGTGTCGACTACGGCCGTCGCAAGGGTGGCGTCTCGCTGAACGCGCGCTACAACTTCTGA
- a CDS encoding type II toxin-antitoxin system VapC family toxin, with protein MYLLDTNVISEYRKGARANRGVQAFFAEVQSEALFLPAQVIGEIQAGIARLRRQQDELAVQRAGMYERWLEELLDVFGARVLEFDTEAARVWGTLLGNDKHDPHTIDKQIAAIALVHDLVVVTRDGGTAFASLRPVRALDPFSASVAAG; from the coding sequence ATGTACCTGCTCGATACCAACGTCATCTCGGAGTACCGCAAGGGCGCGCGCGCCAATCGTGGCGTGCAGGCGTTCTTTGCGGAGGTGCAGAGCGAGGCATTATTCCTGCCGGCCCAGGTGATCGGTGAAATCCAGGCCGGCATTGCCCGGCTGCGCCGCCAGCAGGACGAACTGGCCGTGCAGCGTGCCGGCATGTACGAACGCTGGCTGGAGGAACTGCTCGACGTGTTTGGCGCCCGGGTGCTGGAATTCGATACCGAGGCGGCGCGCGTGTGGGGCACGCTGCTGGGCAACGACAAGCACGACCCGCACACCATCGACAAGCAGATCGCCGCCATCGCCCTCGTGCACGACCTGGTTGTCGTCACGCGCGACGGCGGCACGGCCTTTGCGTCATTGCGGCCCGTGCGCGCGCTCGATCCGTTCAGCGCAAGCGTTGCCGCCGGCTGA
- the rarD gene encoding EamA family transporter RarD: MNRGIAYAALAFLIWGLFPLYFKALHEVPPVQILAHRMVWSLLFLCAVLTIRRQWQWLPDVLRRPRVVATFTLSALLLSANWFIYIWAVNNGHVIDASLGYFINPLVNVLLGLLVLKERLRPGQWAAIGVAALGVLWLTVQAGELPWIALLLAGSFGAYGLLRKTAALAALEGLSFETLLLFPLAAIYVGWLTLQGDNAFLNTPSDGTRWLLAAAGPITAIPLLLFAAGARRIPLSVLGMLQYIGPTIQMLLGLTVFGETFSAARLAGFVVIWSALALYMAEGLWTSRRAVPA; encoded by the coding sequence ATGAACCGCGGTATCGCTTACGCCGCGCTGGCGTTCCTGATCTGGGGCCTGTTCCCGCTGTACTTCAAGGCATTGCACGAGGTGCCGCCCGTCCAGATCCTGGCGCACCGGATGGTGTGGTCGCTGCTGTTCCTGTGCGCCGTGCTGACGATCCGGCGCCAATGGCAGTGGCTGCCGGACGTGCTGCGCCGGCCCCGCGTGGTGGCGACGTTCACGCTGTCGGCGCTGCTGCTGTCGGCCAACTGGTTCATCTACATCTGGGCCGTCAACAATGGCCATGTGATCGACGCCAGCCTGGGTTACTTCATCAACCCGCTCGTCAACGTGCTGCTGGGCCTGCTGGTACTGAAGGAGCGGCTGCGTCCCGGCCAGTGGGCCGCCATCGGCGTGGCCGCGCTGGGCGTGCTGTGGTTGACGGTGCAGGCCGGCGAGCTGCCGTGGATCGCGCTGCTGCTGGCCGGCAGCTTCGGCGCCTACGGCCTGCTGCGCAAGACGGCCGCGCTGGCGGCGCTGGAAGGATTGTCGTTCGAGACGCTGCTGCTGTTCCCCTTGGCGGCGATCTACGTGGGCTGGCTGACGCTGCAGGGGGACAATGCGTTCCTGAACACGCCCAGCGACGGCACGCGCTGGCTGCTGGCCGCGGCCGGGCCCATCACCGCCATTCCGCTGCTGCTGTTCGCCGCCGGCGCGCGCCGCATTCCGCTGTCGGTGCTGGGCATGCTGCAATACATCGGCCCGACGATCCAGATGTTGCTGGGCCTGACGGTATTCGGGGAGACGTTCTCGGCAGCGCGGCTGGCCGGCTTTGTCGTCATCTGGAGCGCCCTGGCGCTGTACATGGCCGAGGGGCTATGGACCAGCCGGCGGGCAGTGCCGGCCTGA